The nucleotide window TACGTTCATCTGTAAAATTATCAGCACATAGTAAACTACAGAACGTCGATTAGTTCCgaaattattatatgtataataattttaagtttgcTTACGCTGGTGAGGATGAACGAAGGATGAGCCACAAACTGCAAATATGTGACAATGTTTTCAAGTAGTTCGTTCGCAATGCTGTATTCCTCTGCGCGAAATAAGAAGTCAGCCgcctaaaattaaatatatcataagCTAATTTTACGACACAAGAACAttaataattacctacattTGTTTAAAGTGCACAATAAACAGGTAAGTACACTCTTTATTTCACTACTCTCGCGGGTCGGTACGACGGATACGACCAGTGAGATGTCAGGCTTGGCGCCgacggttttacgtgctctcgAGGCATGGAGGTCTACGATCTCAACTTCCTAACCCCAGGCGGTCTCTGAGATATTCTTATCAGAAAATGTCagaagactttttggcccgaccccggattcgaacccgagacctatTGCGCGGTAGTCGCCTACTACTgaccgcaccacagaggcagacagacatcaacaaacaaaacaagcaagaacattatttactttacaatcTAGAAGCAGTCATGAGCAATAGTACAAACTAAGTATTTTAGCCATAATcggaaaacaataacaaaaaactaactaaatgtatttttttttataaaaaattgcaTTGCCTATGCAATTGATTTAGAACTCATTATATTCATCGGAGCCAGGCGGTTTTATCTTGAGGTACTGGACTACATAATAACACTATTAAAACTTACTTCGATCAACGGCTCCAAGTGCATATTCTTCTTGGCGTCGTCTAAGTAAACAAGACCACTTCCGTGACGCCTTATGCTTTGCGTGTATTTGTTCAAGAATTTCTTGTGCCTCTTCTGGTAGTCTTCGTCATGATcgtatacaaaataaacgaCATCACCTACTTTCTTCAGTATTGACATCGACAAACCTAGAAATTATTACGTATATTTATTGTCGGTACATAACTGAATCTCATTCTGTTGTATCTGAACTGAATAAGTCACCATTTACCTCCTTTccaaaaattgtatattttcatatcGTTTGTAGGTGTTACCAGAACACGTTTTAGCACTCGAGCACGATAAGGTTGAGTCCTGgctctaaaatatataaaattaattcaataaaattgaacGCTTCGTGCGTATTTTTAACTACCGACATACTACCTGATTTTGACATCTTCTGGGTCCTCTGGCCCAAAGAGCTTGCGCAATTCATTTGATACATTCAGATGTTTGGCTTGAACCATCATGACTTCCCTCATTCGCTCAAACTGCGTGGGCGGGCTAGGCTCGGGCGGAGCTGGTGGCGGGGTTCCAAGCAAAGCGTTCACTTCTAGAAGTGATCTGTCTATCTCATCCAACTGAAAGGACGTCCATACTTCATTAAAACGAAAACTACAATAGTTCGTGTCTAGTTGAATCTACCAGAAAAGTTACTGTAACACAACGTGAAAGTTACTTACTCTAAATTGCTTACATGTCTGACGTATGTTATGTGACAGTGTAATAAAAAGTTGCAGAAATAACTATGTCACCACTTAATCTAATTTTAATCGTGGTATAGTTATTTCGTTACCTAGTGTACActattataagaatataattgaTGCATCGCGCCACATAAATGAAATGCTCCCAGCCGGCTACTTGTAGAGTAGGCTTAAAAACTGACTAAGGTAATTTTTGATCTAATTTCATGTAAGTTAGAATCAATGAATATCatcgtaattttttattgtttgcatACTTTGTGCAACAAAAATGGAAGCATTAACTTACCTCTTGGTTCACCTGTCCCACGGAGTTATCATTGCTGGTGCTGGCAAACGATGGAGTGTATTGCTTGTTGGTTTTGTGGGGTTTCTTGGTTTTCtccttctttttctttttgattacTGTCTTTTTGCGGGCCCCGCCATGAGGGATGGAGTCGGGGACCTCCGCAACCTCCGTCTCATGCTCACGATCATGCTCTGAATCGGTGCTGACCTCCAActaaaaacaatgtattactccaacttttgtttcaaaagcaattaaacaataattggAAAAATACATTGCAATCATTTTCGCAAGCATATTGCCGAGCTTTTAATTGTATCGCTAAGCGGCTGAATCGCTAGCAACTTTATATTAGTTAATAGTAACACAACATAATTGAACtaacaaaatttaattgtataaaCATACAAATCCAACAATTCAAAAAGGAAGTTAAACTAGATCGAAAAAGTACATACGGTATACCTATAACTGACAAGTAGCTGCCTACaagtagaatattttaaaatcaatgacTGTAACATAAGCAACGAGATATAGCTGAGGGTGGAGGGAGGTGGTAACCACCCTATAATCCAGCTCTCCTATAGGAAATGCAGCCGGGTGGCGGCTTTGTGGGTGGTGCAAGAGGGTGGGGAATAAACACCCATAGCTGTGCCCGGGTCGCATCGATATTAATGTACGCCGCGCAATAAAACTGATATTGGTATGACTTGTTGTatgattttacattattatttactttatgttttattacCAAAATCTTTATCTTTTCATCCGACTCTAATGTCAAACTCCACAGGGTCATTAAATCAGGTGATTATGTTTAAGCAGTTTCTTTAGCAAGGATATGgaaaatcatatattattttaatactctCCCATGATATTATCTAATGCATTTTAAGCATCCTCTGCAATGATCTTAATTTAGCAGGACACTTTATATCTAGACAAATTACAAAGCTGCAAATAGAAACAGTGATCAGATGATCAAGTGTCCAGCAGAAACTAAAATGATTGACCATTCAGCTACTACCACTAGAACCAACTTCTCAATGTAGATCCACATGAGAGTATATACAATGTCTAATGTTTATTATGTCAGTAGTCAAGTCATTTACACTATACTGCTATAAGGTTTGGGTATTACGAAGAAAACTATCTTTATTGCCTCTATAACAAATGTGCCTGTTTGTCAAATCACAACAATATCTTTTGTGCAATTAACAAGAACAAGGTGCTTAAACAGAAAGGTGTACCTAAATAGCCTCGGTAAGTATTTCATTGCAATTCCTCAATCACAGATGCTATTGGTCAGACAGATCTAAGATATCCATAGACAAGTTGAGTGGTTTCATTCCGGAGTGCTCTTTGAAGTTAAGTTTAAGTTGGTCTTACGAAGAAGCTAAATGGTGCAGTGTGTAATAACTACCATATACAGGTTCGTTCGTCATACATAGAATCACTATTAAACAGTCTTAGCTCAGAACTTTACAATGATTTTCACCTTTTAATTGAGACTATAGCATATGAGGTTCCTTATCTATTCAAGCAAAGCTAGCCCGCTGAgtttaaaaagaagaaaatatccACCATTGCAAAGATTGTATTAACTCTCAGCTCTGCTCTAATGGACTAGTCCTATTGGTTAATATTTCATTAGTGCTCCACCGTGCAATCTTGCTTCGCTTCATCATCAGACAAACATCTTCATCTTTGCAGAGTTACTTCCGAGTTCTATTCCCAACAATACTGTCAAAAAGGTATTCAACACAGGTATGAAGTCGCTAGGTAGGTAAGTGGCAGTACACTCTATAGTTGCTTTCTAGCTTTGTGAAAATCAGCCACAATGCTATTGGTGATTATTAACACAAGTGGCTCACCATAATCTGTACTGCAATTCACTAGTTATTTGCTAACTTAAAACCTAAATCATAAAAGAAAGGAAGACGCCATAATGTTCCCCTCCCCCCCTCCACCGCCACCCTTTTCGTGCGCCATCCCCTTGCAGTTTTTGAGTATTaaggtttgttttgatttattcaAGCTTACTTACCCCAGCATAGGTGCTCTTCTTATTTTTCTGACGGCTGTACATCGGCTGGTAGTCCGCGTCCGAGTCGTCGGAGTCGAGCGGCGGCAGCTTGTGTGGACACAGCTTCCGAAAATTGCGCGAAGACATCTTCGCTGCAACAGATGCACTTGTTTGTTTTCACACTTTCACAATCGTAACGGTTATTACTTGATATCAATGAAGAAATCAATAAATACAGTccaaattgtttaaatattcgcGATGCACCACATCATAGTGCAAGGGGCGGCATTCAACTGACCCAGACTAGATGCTAGGGATGCTAGCTGCGTCTAGGGCATTTGTTGCGTGCGCATAAGTGTCAATCGATAACCCTGTCTGGTTGGTCCGCAAATGGATGCCCAGGTATCCCGGTAGTCGTATATAGAtactaacattaataaattgcaTCTAGATGATTGATATGTATCAGCATACTATAGGATTTACGGATTGTGCGTGCATAATAATCCGTGTGAACATAGTTATTTAATTGTCGAAAATGACAATGAGCTCTGTATTACcagaaataatgaaataaacattacattattttacgactgaaaacaaacacaaaaaaataagacGTGTAGTACATAACCTATACGCGTGTTGTTTAATGTCGTGTAATATCAATAATTCA belongs to Anticarsia gemmatalis isolate Benzon Research Colony breed Stoneville strain chromosome Z, ilAntGemm2 primary, whole genome shotgun sequence and includes:
- the Nulp1 gene encoding nuclear localized protein 1, whose amino-acid sequence is MSSRNFRKLCPHKLPPLDSDDSDADYQPMYSRQKNKKSTYAGLEVSTDSEHDREHETEVAEVPDSIPHGGARKKTVIKKKKKEKTKKPHKTNKQYTPSFASTSNDNSVGQVNQELDEIDRSLLEVNALLGTPPPAPPEPSPPTQFERMREVMMVQAKHLNVSNELRKLFGPEDPEDVKIRARTQPYRARVLKRVLVTPTNDMKIYNFWKGGLSMSILKKVGDVVYFVYDHDEDYQKRHKKFLNKYTQSIRRHGSGLVYLDDAKKNMHLEPLIEAADFLFRAEEYSIANELLENIVTYLQFVAHPSFILTSMNVRLTFDYLENRPFHVAMMRYMYMLSNKACHRTALEIAKMLLNIDPTDPLAVLFVIDTLALRAREHQWLIDAIDYLNKTRQANMLFNIQYSYALAHYHVAMKNKSDLVLADRYLKGAMMACPRVVVNIFESANIIDADISGHKMFSTESTTIGGQGLNELMMIYARLTWSRWREPGVLDWFMKNAKEIADEYNQDQAVRDRVEQLATLRLSLFQVYPPEVLRHMAVIRTMANLLLDTPMRPSDRPTCAWDPLMDGGINRFMYPASNEPPRNVAPGGQAMLYRFFTSIFPSTDLEPPIDD